A window of the Streptomyces sp. NBC_01351 genome harbors these coding sequences:
- a CDS encoding endonuclease/exonuclease/phosphatase family protein yields the protein MAQAYMTESGNGGSEPEPSASRFRRRVAELRRDPGIWRRGLVLAAISVLICLVMVFHAELPNDVGNLGSLTETFLPWLGLAVPLLLVGAVLRKSATALIAILLTAAVWANLFGGLVTDKSGPGGNLVVATHNVDADNADPRGTAESLAKSGADVLALTELKGSIVPVYEKALQGTYKYHSVEGTVGVWSKLPLSSSRAVDIKMGWTRAMRTTVDTPQGQVAVFVAHLPSVRVKLNAGFTANQRDNSADALGASLAAEPLKKVILLGDLNGTMNDRALSEVTSQMRSTQGAVGDGFGFSWPAQFPMARIDQIMVRGIDPEASWTLPRTGSDHLPIAARVTV from the coding sequence ATGGCACAGGCGTACATGACGGAGTCGGGGAACGGCGGCTCGGAGCCCGAGCCCTCTGCCTCCCGCTTCCGGCGCCGGGTGGCCGAACTGCGCAGAGACCCCGGGATCTGGCGGCGCGGGCTGGTGCTGGCCGCGATCTCCGTACTGATCTGCCTGGTCATGGTGTTCCACGCGGAGCTGCCCAACGACGTGGGCAACCTCGGCAGCCTCACCGAGACCTTCCTGCCCTGGCTGGGCCTGGCCGTGCCGCTGCTGCTGGTCGGTGCCGTCCTGCGGAAGTCGGCGACCGCGCTGATCGCGATACTGCTGACGGCCGCGGTCTGGGCGAACCTCTTCGGGGGCCTGGTCACCGACAAGTCCGGCCCCGGCGGCAACCTCGTCGTCGCCACCCACAACGTCGACGCCGACAACGCCGACCCGCGCGGCACGGCCGAATCGCTCGCGAAGTCCGGGGCCGACGTACTGGCCCTGACCGAGCTCAAGGGCAGCATCGTCCCCGTCTACGAGAAGGCCCTGCAGGGCACGTACAAGTACCACTCCGTCGAGGGCACCGTCGGGGTGTGGAGCAAGCTCCCGCTGTCCTCCAGCCGGGCCGTGGACATCAAGATGGGCTGGACCCGGGCCATGCGCACCACCGTGGACACCCCCCAGGGCCAGGTGGCCGTCTTCGTCGCCCACCTGCCCTCCGTCCGGGTCAAGCTGAACGCCGGCTTCACCGCCAACCAGCGCGACAACAGCGCCGACGCGCTGGGCGCCTCGCTCGCCGCCGAGCCGCTGAAGAAGGTCATCCTGCTCGGCGACCTCAACGGCACCATGAACGACCGCGCGCTGTCCGAGGTCACCTCGCAGATGCGCTCCACGCAGGGCGCCGTGGGCGACGGCTTCGGCTTCAGCTGGCCGGCGCAGTTCCCGATGGCCCGGATCGACCAGATCATGGTCCGCGGGATCGATCCGGAGGCCTCCTGGACCCTGCCGCGCACGGGCAGCGACCACCTCCCGATCGCGGCGCGAGTGACGGTCTAG
- the panB gene encoding 3-methyl-2-oxobutanoate hydroxymethyltransferase codes for MTHAVSPAREPAAAASPTLYGGTGTRRITVRDLTLAKERGEKWPMLTAYDAMTASVFDEAGIPVILVGDSMGNCHLGYDTTVPVTMDQMTMLSAAVVRGTSRALVIGDMPFGSYQESPVQALRSATRLVKEAGVGAVKLEGGERSLAQTELIVQAGIPVMSHLGLTPQSVNAMGYRVQGRGDEAAHRLLRDAKAAQDAGAFAVVLELVPAELAAEVTRSLHIPTVGIGAGAECNAQVLVWTDMMGLTGGKMPKFVKQYANLRQTMNDAAKAFAADVVGGTFPQAEHAFH; via the coding sequence ATGACGCACGCCGTTTCGCCTGCCCGCGAACCCGCAGCCGCGGCCTCCCCCACCCTGTACGGAGGCACGGGCACCCGGCGCATCACCGTCCGCGACCTGACCCTCGCCAAGGAACGCGGCGAGAAGTGGCCCATGCTCACCGCCTACGACGCGATGACCGCGTCCGTCTTCGACGAGGCCGGGATCCCGGTGATCCTGGTCGGCGACTCCATGGGCAACTGCCACCTGGGCTACGACACCACGGTTCCGGTGACCATGGACCAGATGACCATGCTGTCGGCGGCCGTTGTCCGCGGCACGAGCCGGGCCCTGGTCATCGGGGACATGCCGTTCGGTTCGTACCAGGAAAGCCCCGTCCAGGCGCTGCGCAGCGCCACCCGCCTCGTGAAGGAGGCCGGAGTAGGAGCGGTGAAGCTGGAGGGCGGCGAGCGTTCGCTGGCCCAGACCGAGCTGATCGTGCAGGCCGGCATCCCCGTCATGTCCCACCTGGGCCTGACCCCGCAGTCCGTCAACGCCATGGGCTACCGGGTCCAGGGCCGCGGCGACGAGGCCGCGCACCGGCTGCTGCGCGACGCGAAGGCCGCTCAGGACGCGGGGGCGTTCGCGGTGGTGCTGGAGCTGGTTCCGGCCGAGCTGGCCGCCGAGGTCACCCGGTCCCTGCACATCCCGACGGTCGGTATCGGCGCGGGTGCGGAGTGCAACGCGCAGGTGCTGGTGTGGACCGACATGATGGGCCTGACCGGCGGGAAGATGCCGAAGTTCGTCAAGCAGTACGCGAACCTCCGGCAGACCATGAACGACGCGGCGAAGGCCTTCGCCGCGGACGTGGTCGGAGGAACGTTCCCGCAGGCGGAGCACGCCTTCCACTGA
- a CDS encoding ABC transporter permease: MSTVTTTKPAGAAAAPAAGSAAVPSEGRIGLRANLRHIGALVRRNALQIKQDPESMFDVLFTPIVFTLLFVFVFGGAISGKGNQGEYVNYMVPGLMAMMGMNIAMGVGTGVNDDFKKGVMDRFRSMPIARSSVLIAKIVVELGRMMVAIAILLSVGFILGLSIKTSVLELLLAIGLSAVFGASLMWIFILLGLTMKTPQAVQGMAMIVLMPLQFGSSIFVPPTTMPGWLQSFTDYNPLSNLADAARGLINGTPLGNSVWMTLAWSLAITAVTMPLAVRKFRQKT, from the coding sequence ATGAGCACCGTAACCACGACGAAGCCGGCCGGCGCCGCGGCCGCCCCGGCGGCAGGCTCCGCCGCCGTGCCCTCCGAGGGCCGGATCGGCCTGCGGGCCAACCTGCGGCACATCGGCGCGCTGGTGCGCCGCAACGCGCTGCAGATCAAGCAGGACCCCGAGTCGATGTTCGACGTCCTGTTCACGCCGATCGTCTTCACGCTGCTGTTCGTGTTCGTCTTCGGCGGCGCGATCTCCGGCAAGGGCAACCAGGGCGAGTACGTCAATTACATGGTCCCCGGCCTGATGGCCATGATGGGCATGAACATCGCGATGGGCGTCGGCACCGGCGTCAACGACGACTTCAAGAAGGGCGTGATGGACCGCTTCCGGTCCATGCCGATCGCCCGCTCCTCGGTGCTCATCGCCAAGATCGTGGTCGAGCTGGGCCGGATGATGGTCGCCATCGCGATCCTGCTGTCCGTCGGGTTCATCCTGGGCCTGTCGATCAAGACCTCGGTGCTGGAACTGCTCCTCGCCATCGGCCTGTCCGCCGTCTTCGGCGCCTCGCTGATGTGGATCTTCATCCTGCTCGGTCTCACCATGAAGACCCCGCAGGCCGTCCAGGGCATGGCGATGATCGTCCTGATGCCGCTGCAGTTCGGCAGCTCGATCTTCGTCCCGCCGACCACCATGCCGGGCTGGCTGCAGTCCTTCACCGACTACAACCCGCTGTCCAACCTGGCCGACGCGGCCCGCGGGCTGATCAACGGCACTCCGCTCGGCAACTCGGTGTGGATGACGCTGGCCTGGTCCCTCGCCATCACGGCGGTCACCATGCCGCTCGCGGTCCGCAAGTTCCGCCAGAAGACCTGA
- a CDS encoding NAD+ synthase encodes MPQLRLALNQIDSHVGNITANADSVVHWTRHSAEQGAHLVAFPEMVLTGYPVEDLALRGSFVEASRTALRDLAGRLADEGFGELPVVVGYLDRTEKAAPRLGRPAGSPENAAAVLYRGEVVLRFAKHHLPNYGVFDEFRYFVPGDTQPVIRVHGVDVALAICEDLWQEGGRVPATRSAGAGLLISINASPYERNKDDLRLELVRKRAQEAGCTLAYLAMIGGQDELVFDGDSIVVGADGEVIARAPQFSEGCVLIDLDLPAARADAPEGVVDDGLRIDRVILSEEPVEPYEAVVTGGYADRLDDDEEIYDALVVGLRAYVRKNGFRSVVIGLSGGIDSALVAAIACDAIGAQNVYGVSMPSKYSSDHSKGDAADLAERTGLNFRTVPIEPMFDAYMGSLGLTGLAEENLQSRLRGTMLMAVSNQEGHIVLAPGNKSELAVGYSTLYGDSVGAYGPIKDVYKTDVFRLAQYRNRAAVERGETPPIPDNSIVKPPSAELRPGQVDTDSLPDYPVLDAILALYVDRDQGMEAIVEAGFDRELVARTLRMVDTAEYKRRQYPPGTKISAKGFGKDRRLPITNGWRERA; translated from the coding sequence GTGCCTCAACTTCGTCTCGCTCTGAATCAGATCGACTCGCACGTCGGCAACATCACCGCCAACGCCGACTCGGTCGTCCACTGGACCCGGCACTCCGCCGAGCAGGGCGCCCATCTGGTGGCGTTCCCGGAGATGGTGCTGACCGGGTACCCCGTCGAGGACCTCGCCCTGCGCGGGTCCTTCGTCGAGGCCTCCCGCACCGCCCTGCGCGACCTGGCGGGGCGGCTCGCGGACGAGGGCTTCGGCGAGCTGCCCGTCGTCGTCGGCTACCTCGACCGCACCGAGAAGGCCGCGCCCCGGCTCGGCCGCCCGGCCGGTTCCCCGGAGAACGCGGCCGCGGTGCTGTACCGCGGCGAGGTCGTCCTGCGCTTCGCCAAGCACCACCTCCCCAACTACGGCGTGTTCGACGAGTTCCGGTACTTCGTGCCGGGCGACACCCAGCCGGTGATCCGGGTGCACGGCGTCGACGTGGCCCTGGCCATCTGCGAGGACCTCTGGCAGGAGGGCGGCCGGGTCCCGGCCACCCGCTCCGCCGGGGCCGGACTGCTGATCTCGATCAACGCCTCCCCGTACGAGCGCAACAAGGACGACCTCCGGCTCGAACTGGTCCGGAAGCGCGCCCAGGAGGCCGGCTGCACCCTCGCCTACCTGGCCATGATCGGCGGCCAGGACGAGCTGGTCTTCGACGGCGACTCGATCGTCGTCGGGGCCGACGGCGAGGTCATCGCCCGGGCCCCGCAGTTCTCCGAGGGCTGCGTGCTGATCGACCTCGACCTGCCGGCGGCGCGGGCCGACGCCCCCGAGGGCGTGGTGGACGACGGACTGCGCATCGACCGGGTGATCCTCTCCGAGGAACCGGTGGAGCCGTACGAAGCCGTCGTCACCGGCGGTTACGCCGACCGGCTCGACGACGACGAGGAGATCTACGACGCGCTGGTCGTGGGCCTGCGCGCGTACGTCAGGAAGAACGGCTTCCGCTCCGTCGTGATCGGGCTCTCCGGAGGCATCGACTCCGCGCTGGTCGCCGCCATCGCCTGCGACGCGATCGGCGCGCAGAACGTGTACGGCGTCTCGATGCCCTCGAAGTACTCCTCGGACCACTCCAAGGGCGACGCGGCCGACCTGGCCGAGCGGACCGGCCTGAACTTCCGGACCGTGCCGATCGAGCCGATGTTCGACGCGTACATGGGCTCGCTGGGCCTCACCGGCCTGGCGGAGGAGAACCTCCAGTCCCGGCTGCGCGGCACCATGCTGATGGCGGTCTCCAACCAGGAGGGCCACATCGTGCTGGCCCCGGGCAACAAGTCGGAGCTGGCCGTCGGCTACTCCACCCTGTACGGGGACTCGGTGGGCGCGTACGGCCCGATCAAGGACGTCTACAAGACGGACGTCTTCCGGCTGGCCCAGTACCGCAACCGGGCGGCCGTCGAACGCGGCGAGACCCCGCCGATCCCGGACAACTCGATCGTGAAGCCGCCGAGCGCCGAGCTGCGCCCCGGCCAGGTGGACACGGACTCGCTGCCGGACTACCCGGTGCTCGACGCGATCCTGGCCCTGTACGTGGACCGCGACCAGGGCATGGAGGCGATCGTGGAGGCCGGCTTCGACCGGGAGCTCGTCGCCAGGACCCTGCGGATGGTGGACACGGCGGAGTACAAGCGCCGCCAGTACCCGCCGGGTACGAAGATCTCCGCGAAGGGCTTCGGCAAGGACCGCCGGCTGCCCATCACGAACGGCTGGCGCGAGCGGGCGTAG
- a CDS encoding ATP-binding cassette domain-containing protein, translated as MVDMTRNDKKHNAVEVRGLVKHYGDTKALDGVDLDVREGTVLGVLGPNGAGKTTLVRCLSTLITPDAGTATVAGYDVVRQPRQLRRTIGLTGQYASVDEKLSGWENLYMIGRLLDLSRKDARTRADEMLERFSLTEAAKKAAMNYSGGMRRRLDLAASLIGNPAVLYLDEPTTGLDPRTRNEVWDEVQRLVAEGATVLLTTQYMEEAEQLASELTVIDRGKVIANGKVDELKARVGGRTLKIRPVDPSDLPGMARSLAETGLDGVAGTQAVPDEGVLLVPILSDEQLTAVVGVLAARGYAIADLGTYLPSLDEVFLSITGQKPTTETTETTEEVAA; from the coding sequence ATGGTGGACATGACGCGAAACGACAAGAAGCACAACGCCGTCGAAGTGCGGGGGCTGGTCAAGCACTACGGCGACACCAAGGCGCTGGACGGGGTCGACCTGGACGTCCGCGAGGGCACCGTCCTCGGGGTCCTCGGACCGAACGGCGCCGGCAAGACCACCCTGGTCCGCTGCCTTTCCACCCTGATCACCCCGGACGCCGGCACGGCCACGGTCGCGGGCTACGACGTGGTCCGCCAGCCGCGGCAGCTGCGCCGCACCATAGGCCTCACCGGCCAGTACGCCTCGGTCGACGAGAAGCTCTCCGGCTGGGAGAACCTCTACATGATCGGCCGGCTGCTGGACCTGTCCCGCAAGGACGCCCGCACCCGCGCCGACGAGATGCTGGAGCGGTTCTCGCTCACCGAGGCCGCCAAGAAGGCCGCGATGAACTACTCCGGCGGTATGCGCCGCCGGCTCGACCTCGCCGCCTCGCTGATCGGCAACCCGGCCGTCCTCTACCTGGACGAGCCGACCACCGGTCTGGACCCCCGCACCCGCAACGAGGTGTGGGACGAGGTGCAGCGGCTGGTCGCCGAGGGGGCCACCGTGCTGCTCACCACCCAGTACATGGAGGAGGCCGAGCAGCTCGCGAGCGAGCTGACGGTCATCGACCGCGGCAAGGTCATCGCGAACGGCAAGGTCGACGAGCTGAAGGCCCGCGTCGGCGGCCGCACCCTGAAGATCCGTCCCGTGGACCCGTCGGACCTGCCGGGCATGGCCCGCTCGCTGGCCGAGACCGGGCTCGACGGGGTGGCGGGCACGCAGGCCGTCCCGGACGAGGGCGTGCTGCTGGTCCCGATCCTGAGCGACGAGCAGCTGACCGCCGTGGTCGGCGTGCTGGCCGCCCGCGGGTACGCGATCGCCGACCTCGGCACGTACCTGCCCAGCCTGGACGAGGTGTTCCTGTCGATCACCGGCCAGAAGCCCACCACCGAGACGACCGAGACGACCGAGGAGGTCGCGGCATGA
- a CDS encoding AfsR/SARP family transcriptional regulator, with amino-acid sequence MRYVILGTAQAIRDDGTPVAVGGARLRALLTALALRPGRVVPAHLLVDEVWDGDRPADAAAALQALVARLRRALGHEAVRSADGGYRLAAEREDVDLYRFERLARAGESALAAGDPAKATALYDEALALWRGPALTDLPDPAGEAERWEAVRSDARRSRLAAALALGRAEQALPELTALCAQQPLDEPLQALRIRALRDAGRPAEALAAYESVRRDLADRLGTHPGPALRALHADLLSPPPPWPSAAPATPGPGGDPARPGAWSPYPGAPAPDGATAGPGAQLPYRGTGAAGYPAHDGRPAGLGQAPGGTGAHGGTGQGGHPAGHGAVVGHPVGHGGVAGHPGQAPGGVGTAAGLGQAPYPAPRQGNLRARLTTFVGREDDIGVIGDDLARARLVTLLGPGGAGKTRLSQEAAEAHGARGDWPDGVWLVELAPVDDPDDVAEAALAALGARETKLRGAAAEELRALTDRHGDDPLDRLAEHCARRRLLLILDNCEHVIGAAARLAEELLAHCPGVQILATSREPLGVPGESLRPVEPLPDPVALRLLADRGAAARPGFRTEDDPAAAAEICRRLDGLPLAIELAAARLRLLTPRQIADRLDDRFRLLTSGARTVLPRQQTLRAVVDWSWDLLDEPERAVLRRLSVFAGGCDLAAAEAVCADPSYDVADVLGSLVDKSLVVAAPGADGSAMRYRLLETVGEYAAEQLTGAVGDRQDTERRHLVHYRELARTSEPLLRGHGQRAAADRLGTEYENLRTALRRAVAARDAGEVLCLIHSLGWYWHMHDLRTESRHWTEAAVPLGPDPFAPPFTPAAPVYERIVDTPPPYDGELLTEAWRAIHLVRLAARDQTNATWDTPEVRALVEGVIATYRPGLPQTCRMPASLWIYPVMIMGDPGLLQRVIDATVHTARELGYRWELASALQLRANILANRADWAGDASRDAEESLALFRELGDDWGCAEALSARGEAREKRGRYALATQDYRAAIEHAERLGAKAQVTVLRVRMAGALSEDGQMEEAEAILTEVVASVQEFGNEAMPAARLFFAGVLGRTGRIDAARVQIQILRDEFAFGAYAIFDAFLLGMMAWLDNQEGRYEGALGCLRQALAAVEDPLARMVAPQMSAVYLMTSALSLAALGGPRRAHDAARLLGAYRAHLPLAHFPVTTEREDAARAEELARAELGDTAYEAAYAEGGGLTLEEAAALV; translated from the coding sequence GTGCGTTACGTGATTCTCGGCACCGCCCAGGCCATCCGCGACGACGGGACCCCCGTCGCCGTCGGCGGAGCACGCCTGCGGGCACTGCTGACCGCGCTCGCGCTGCGGCCGGGCCGGGTGGTGCCGGCGCACCTGCTGGTCGACGAGGTGTGGGACGGGGACCGGCCGGCCGACGCCGCGGCCGCCCTGCAGGCACTGGTCGCGCGGCTGCGGCGGGCGCTCGGGCACGAGGCCGTGCGCTCCGCGGACGGCGGCTACCGGCTGGCCGCCGAGCGGGAGGACGTCGACCTGTACCGCTTCGAGCGGCTCGCGCGGGCCGGGGAGTCGGCGCTGGCCGCGGGGGATCCGGCCAAGGCCACCGCCCTGTACGACGAGGCCCTCGCCCTGTGGCGCGGGCCCGCGCTCACGGACCTGCCCGACCCGGCCGGGGAGGCCGAGCGCTGGGAGGCCGTACGGTCCGACGCGCGCCGCAGCCGGCTCGCGGCGGCCCTCGCCCTGGGGCGGGCCGAGCAGGCCCTGCCCGAGCTGACCGCCCTGTGCGCGCAGCAGCCGCTGGACGAACCGCTCCAGGCCCTGCGCATCCGCGCCCTGCGCGACGCGGGCCGCCCCGCCGAGGCGCTGGCCGCGTACGAGTCGGTCCGGCGCGACCTCGCCGACCGCCTGGGCACGCACCCCGGCCCGGCGCTGCGCGCCCTCCACGCCGACCTTCTGTCCCCGCCGCCCCCCTGGCCGAGCGCGGCCCCGGCCACCCCCGGCCCCGGCGGGGATCCCGCCCGGCCCGGGGCCTGGTCCCCCTACCCAGGCGCACCCGCTCCCGACGGCGCCACGGCCGGTCCGGGCGCGCAACTCCCGTACCGGGGAACCGGCGCGGCCGGGTACCCGGCCCACGACGGCCGCCCGGCCGGCCTGGGCCAGGCGCCCGGCGGTACTGGAGCCCACGGGGGGACCGGGCAGGGCGGTCACCCGGCCGGCCACGGAGCCGTAGTTGGTCACCCCGTAGGCCACGGCGGCGTAGCCGGTCACCCAGGCCAGGCGCCCGGCGGTGTCGGCACCGCGGCCGGGCTCGGGCAAGCCCCGTACCCGGCACCCCGCCAGGGGAATCTGCGGGCGCGCCTGACCACCTTCGTCGGGCGGGAGGACGACATCGGGGTCATCGGGGACGACCTCGCGCGGGCCCGGCTCGTCACGCTGCTCGGGCCCGGCGGGGCCGGGAAGACGCGGCTCTCGCAGGAGGCCGCCGAGGCGCACGGCGCCCGCGGGGACTGGCCCGACGGGGTGTGGCTCGTGGAACTGGCCCCGGTGGACGACCCGGACGACGTCGCCGAAGCCGCGCTCGCCGCACTCGGGGCGCGCGAGACCAAGCTGCGCGGAGCCGCCGCCGAGGAGCTGCGGGCGCTGACCGACCGCCACGGCGACGACCCCCTCGACCGGCTCGCCGAGCACTGCGCGCGGCGCCGGCTCCTGCTGATCCTCGACAACTGCGAGCACGTCATCGGCGCCGCCGCCCGGCTCGCCGAGGAGCTTCTCGCGCACTGCCCCGGTGTGCAGATCCTCGCCACCAGCCGCGAACCCCTCGGCGTGCCGGGGGAGTCCCTGCGGCCCGTGGAGCCGCTGCCCGACCCGGTCGCGCTGCGGCTCCTCGCGGACCGCGGCGCCGCCGCGCGGCCCGGGTTCCGTACCGAGGACGACCCGGCCGCCGCCGCCGAGATCTGCCGCCGCCTCGACGGGCTGCCGCTCGCCATCGAGCTCGCCGCCGCCCGGTTGCGGCTCCTGACGCCCCGGCAGATCGCAGATCGGCTCGACGACCGCTTCCGGCTGCTCACCAGCGGCGCCCGGACCGTGCTGCCCCGGCAGCAGACCCTGCGCGCCGTCGTCGACTGGTCCTGGGACCTGCTCGACGAGCCCGAACGCGCCGTGCTGCGTCGGCTGTCCGTCTTCGCGGGCGGCTGCGACCTCGCCGCCGCCGAGGCCGTGTGCGCGGACCCGTCCTACGACGTCGCCGACGTCCTCGGCTCGCTCGTCGACAAGTCCCTCGTCGTCGCCGCCCCCGGAGCCGACGGCTCCGCCATGCGCTACCGGCTGCTGGAGACCGTCGGCGAGTACGCCGCCGAGCAGCTCACCGGCGCCGTGGGCGACCGCCAGGACACCGAGCGGCGCCACCTCGTCCACTACCGCGAACTCGCCCGCACCAGCGAGCCCCTGCTGCGCGGCCACGGCCAGCGCGCCGCCGCCGACCGGCTCGGCACCGAGTACGAGAACCTGCGCACCGCCCTGCGCCGGGCCGTCGCCGCCCGCGACGCCGGCGAGGTGCTGTGCCTCATCCACTCCCTCGGCTGGTACTGGCACATGCACGACCTGCGCACCGAGTCCCGGCACTGGACGGAGGCGGCCGTGCCCCTGGGACCCGACCCCTTCGCGCCGCCCTTCACACCCGCCGCGCCCGTGTACGAGCGGATCGTGGACACCCCGCCGCCGTACGACGGCGAGCTGCTCACCGAGGCCTGGCGGGCGATCCACCTGGTCCGGCTGGCGGCCCGGGACCAGACCAACGCCACCTGGGACACCCCGGAGGTACGGGCCCTGGTCGAGGGAGTGATCGCCACCTACCGGCCCGGGCTCCCGCAGACCTGCCGGATGCCCGCCTCCCTGTGGATCTACCCCGTCATGATCATGGGCGACCCGGGGCTGCTCCAGCGCGTCATCGACGCGACCGTCCACACCGCCCGCGAGCTCGGTTACCGCTGGGAGCTCGCCTCCGCCCTCCAGCTGCGCGCCAACATCCTCGCCAACCGGGCCGACTGGGCCGGCGACGCCTCCCGCGACGCCGAGGAGAGCCTGGCCCTCTTCCGGGAGCTCGGCGACGACTGGGGCTGCGCCGAAGCCCTCTCCGCCCGCGGCGAGGCCCGCGAGAAACGGGGCCGGTACGCCCTGGCCACCCAGGACTACCGGGCAGCCATCGAGCACGCCGAACGACTCGGAGCCAAGGCGCAGGTGACGGTGTTGCGGGTGCGGATGGCCGGGGCCCTCTCCGAGGACGGGCAGATGGAGGAGGCCGAGGCCATCCTCACCGAGGTCGTCGCCTCCGTGCAGGAGTTCGGCAACGAGGCCATGCCCGCCGCCCGGCTGTTCTTCGCGGGCGTCCTCGGCCGCACCGGCCGGATCGACGCGGCCCGCGTCCAGATCCAGATCCTGCGCGACGAGTTCGCCTTCGGCGCGTACGCCATCTTCGACGCGTTCCTGCTCGGCATGATGGCCTGGCTGGACAACCAGGAGGGCCGGTACGAGGGCGCGCTCGGCTGCCTGCGCCAGGCCCTGGCAGCCGTGGAGGACCCGCTCGCGCGGATGGTCGCCCCGCAGATGTCGGCCGTGTACCTGATGACCTCGGCCCTCTCCCTGGCCGCGCTCGGCGGCCCGCGGCGGGCCCACGACGCGGCCCGGCTGCTCGGCGCCTACCGGGCGCACCTGCCGCTCGCGCACTTCCCCGTCACCACGGAACGCGAGGACGCCGCCCGTGCCGAGGAACTGGCACGGGCGGAGCTCGGGGACACCGCCTACGAAGCGGCGTACGCCGAAGGCGGCGGCCTCACCCTGGAGGAAGCCGCCGCCCTCGTCTGA
- a CDS encoding multicopper oxidase family protein translates to MRSLPSRRAVLGASAALAGSGLLAACAGAAEDHGSAHHGAAAEAAAPGDYVDPAGPEVQAAEAARKATGPLTEVKVTATATPLDLGGGHVFRSWAYGDKLPGQEVRATAGGTLSLTLANNLPEATSLHWHGLALRNDMDGVPGLTQRDIAPGGSFTYEFAVPHPGTYWFHPHTGVQQDRGLYAPLIIEDPKEPLAYDKEWVVVLDDWLDGVDGSTPDAVLAELRGANGKAAGHAGHGAAPAASPTGTTGPSRVRMAGESDVLGKDVGDVAYPYYLINGRAADDPSVFTARPGDRIRLRIINAGGDTPFRIALGGHELTVTHTDGFPVEQARTGCLLLGMGERYDVLVTAQDGVFPLTALAEGKGQAALAVLRTGSGTAPTAATRPAELSTRPLMADQLKAAGSAALPARTPDRTVSIRLTGTMARYNWAFDGTPYTPDQRHPVRAGERVRLELRNSTPMWHPVHLHGHTFALGGGTGARKDTSVILPGGRLTVDFDADNPGLWMLHCHNVYHSESGMMTVLGYERT, encoded by the coding sequence GTGCGCTCTCTTCCCTCCCGTCGCGCCGTCCTCGGCGCCTCCGCGGCCCTCGCCGGCTCGGGGCTGCTCGCCGCCTGCGCCGGCGCCGCCGAAGACCACGGCTCCGCGCACCACGGCGCCGCCGCCGAGGCCGCCGCCCCCGGCGACTACGTGGACCCGGCCGGGCCCGAGGTCCAGGCCGCCGAGGCCGCCCGCAAGGCCACCGGACCGCTCACCGAGGTCAAGGTCACCGCCACCGCCACCCCGCTGGACCTCGGCGGCGGGCACGTCTTCCGCTCGTGGGCGTACGGGGACAAGCTTCCCGGCCAGGAGGTACGGGCCACCGCGGGCGGCACGCTCTCCCTGACCCTGGCCAACAACCTCCCCGAGGCCACCTCCCTGCACTGGCACGGCCTGGCGCTGCGCAACGACATGGACGGGGTCCCCGGTCTGACCCAGCGGGACATCGCCCCGGGCGGCTCCTTCACGTACGAGTTCGCCGTCCCGCACCCGGGGACGTACTGGTTCCACCCGCACACCGGGGTCCAGCAGGACCGCGGCCTGTACGCGCCGCTGATCATCGAGGACCCGAAGGAGCCCCTCGCGTACGACAAGGAGTGGGTGGTGGTCCTGGACGACTGGCTCGACGGCGTGGACGGCTCCACCCCGGACGCCGTGCTCGCCGAACTCCGCGGCGCGAACGGCAAGGCAGCGGGCCACGCCGGCCACGGCGCGGCACCCGCGGCCTCACCGACCGGCACCACCGGCCCCTCGCGCGTCCGCATGGCCGGGGAGAGCGACGTCCTCGGCAAGGACGTGGGCGACGTCGCGTACCCGTACTACCTGATCAACGGCAGGGCGGCGGACGACCCTTCCGTCTTCACCGCCCGGCCCGGCGACCGGATCCGGCTGCGCATCATCAACGCGGGCGGGGACACCCCCTTCCGGATCGCCCTCGGTGGCCACGAACTGACGGTCACCCACACCGACGGCTTCCCCGTCGAGCAGGCCAGGACCGGCTGCCTCCTCCTCGGCATGGGCGAGCGGTACGACGTCCTGGTCACCGCGCAGGACGGGGTGTTCCCGCTCACCGCGCTGGCCGAGGGCAAGGGCCAGGCGGCGCTCGCCGTCCTGCGCACCGGGTCCGGTACGGCTCCCACCGCCGCGACCAGGCCGGCCGAACTGAGCACCCGTCCGCTGATGGCGGACCAGCTCAAAGCCGCCGGGTCGGCCGCCCTGCCGGCGCGCACGCCGGACCGTACGGTCTCGATCAGGCTCACGGGCACCATGGCCCGCTACAACTGGGCCTTCGACGGCACCCCGTACACGCCCGACCAGCGGCATCCGGTGCGGGCGGGCGAGCGGGTGCGGCTGGAGCTCAGGAACTCGACGCCCATGTGGCACCCGGTGCACCTGCACGGGCACACCTTCGCACTGGGCGGCGGCACGGGCGCCCGCAAGGACACCTCGGTCATCCTGCCGGGCGGGAGGCTGACGGTGGACTTCGACGCCGACAATCCCGGGCTGTGGATGCTGCACTGCCACAACGTGTACCACTCGGAGTCCGGGATGATGACGGTGCTCGGCTACGAGCGCACGTAA